The genomic interval TAGCGCTGTCTTGGAGCATTTTTAGTCACAGGCTCATTACAGCACGGtctgctaagaagcacctctggggttTTTTCTGCCTAGTGCTGTCATGCAATTTAGTGCTTCCACCCGATGTACCtgttaatacattaataaataaataaaaataaacttatctGTCCTATTGCTTGTTATGTTTCCCCATGGggttaataaagtttacctaatctaatctaatatcttAAACTTTCTGAcaaaatttctttgaaaaattaagcaagtcaacaaaattggtccacaggGGGCCAAgttgactgacagacagacaggcaaacaGACAGATCACAATTGTTACTTTGCACATTATATGCATTatatgtgaacacacctaaatagtggagaaaaataaagacagaatgTTGTGAATATGCAGACATTTTTTTAGAACAATGTAAGGTGATATTTTTCTTGGATAAGAGAtcattttatactaacaaactatgcTTGAGTTTTGATATCCCTTACATAGTGTTGAtaatttttctgtatatatttttaaatgcaaaacaaaaataagatcacAATAAAAATGATACAGGGGACATTTCAGATGTCTATGCTGCTGACTTGCAATCAGACATGCCACTATCCCTCAACCAGCATAGACCATTGTAGAAAAGGCAGAAAAATCCACTGTGAAAATCCAAGGTGATGCTTCTTTACGCAAGAAGGTGTGGGAGTCATAAATAAACTATAGAGttatgtagctgaagcagaaacctgagacactttaagaaatacctggatgagatatttggacaGTTTAGCTTTATCTAAATAAgactggactgaatggtctcctttcatctGTTAGCTTTGTTATGTTCATaaataactgataaaaaaaagtaaaaacaagtaGAAACACAACACAGTAATAAGAAAGCACAATTTATTTACCCAATGTACTTTAACCCTTTATCACTATTGGTTAGCATAAAGACCAGATGAAAGACTAACATAAGGAAGAATATTCAGATCAAAACATGGACTAATTAATTAGACTATTGACTGATGAACTGTGACCTATTAAAATAGATGTAAACAAGACAAATTATGGCAAAGCCAATGATATTTAAAGGGCTGATTGGGGAGCCCAATGGTGGAGACTTAGGTTTaataagagagaaagagaagataaCAGCTTACAGGCTCCAGAAGCTTAAGAAAGCCACGAGCCAAGATCCGAAGCAGAGGAGGTGAAAAAGGCTATTTCTTCTAACTTTCTTGGTTGCCCAAATCTCCCTTAGCTACTTGTGTACCCTGTTGAAAGTATCCATGATTATTTAATGGTTTATTATTATGAAAGTTAAGGCTTTATTACATTTTGCAAGATGAATGTATTATTTAACTGCAGACATTTAATAAGAGTATAGTCAAGAGAAATGATTTAAGGGCTTTTGTCGGTCATTGCTCCATTCTGGACATTgtgataattatatttaaaaagtgagCGTATAAAAAGTAAGTACACAAAGTGCACATACAGAAAAAATGTAGAGTAATTATGTCCAAGTAGTCTGAGAGCTTTGACTGTTGTGAAAGCCACACATGAAAGGTATCATCTCAAGTAAGTGGACTGAGACGTTTTCAGGGAGGCAGCATGtggaaattatttttgataaaaattaaaagatgatTTTGTTTCCACAGTAATACAACCACTAGGTTGTAATGGGCCACGGGACCATTAGATTGATTAatcattaataatatatatatatatatatatatatatatatatatatatatatatatacagtagaacctctggtcaccaatgtttccgaacatgtacaaatcaggttatgatcaaatagtttgccaaaattttccatctgttcacgaccacacactctggtggtgaacaaaaacactggcggccagtttccctacgcgggTTCATatgtgccaatgatttcccattttcttttgtttgcgtatacagagCCTAACAAAGTagatgatgttgcaaaaggagttataatgttaaccaagcagaggcctcaagtgctggaagaggtggaaaaactgttgctagtgtggttgaacgagaagcaacttgcaggggatagcgtaagcgagccgatcatatgtgagaaagccaggaagattcatggcgatttgctgaaaaaaaaaatccttcttcgagtggcgaaggtgaggaatttaaagctagtagaggatggtgtgaaaagttttgcaagagaagtggcatttatttttttccctgtgcttaaaattcaaaaaaattgtttacagcGAGCAGCTCATAAGGGTTTAacacaaactcttacaatgttagttttctctgttgttccaggttttctcagttttattcaatgtttttacatttagtttactattacactgtgcattctatggtataattaactatatttttgtgcttaaaaaatacatttacatacagttcgtacagtctggaacggattaattgtatttacatacaatcttatggggaaattacgttcaggtCGCAACCAAaacgggtcgcgtccagagttttggaacgaattacggttgtgaccagaggtaccactgtataaagAAGTCAAAAAGTAAGTTAGTCTATTTATGGTCAGGCAAAGCAAGGGTCAGAACTGTGAGATTAAAAGAAACTGGGGCTACATAGAACAAGAGGACAGTTGATGATGGTCAAATGCAAAAATGAAgttgaaaaccaaaaagaaagtcCTACCACAAGGACCTAGTTGAAAAATAAACTAACACTAAAGATTTCTTGACATTGTTTTATACATAGTGTGTAATGAGATTGCCATCAAATTTATACAGTACCGTTCTTTATGTcaaccttcaaaacagcattgcATGAGTAACTAAAACATCAATGAAAATCAACTTTTACATTTCAAAGTAATGTGAAAAAATGGCAGAAATTGATTCCTTACATTTCAAAACCCcagaatatgaagaaaaaaaatgtatagagtCATCTACAAGTGGACAGTGTATGTTGTTGCAGTTTACACTTATATTTCTATCAATGACAGCTCCCTTTAACTCCTTAAAACTCTGATGGGTAAAGTGAATATAGGATTTCTCCAGAGTTGGGCAACTTGACTTATTATCTTAACTCGGGGGGAGGAATAAAATCCAtttatctgttcattttaaaagccTATTGGACACAAAGCAGGTCTCAGTACTGGGTGGCATGCCAGTTCATCATAGAGgaatgaaatgcaaaatgtaaagaGAAGCACACCTGAATAGCAGAGGAAGACACATAGGGAGAACATCTTGTGCTTCTTGTATTCATTTCAACAGAAAACCAATTATTTCCAAAAGTAGCAAGACTGTTTtacctatttttaaaatgttccatagaaagctatttgtttaatttctaccATGTTGGGCTAACACACCAACAAACTAGTCATATAATTATAGATACAAATGAAATCGGCAATATAGCaagcttcattcattcattcattcattcattccttcaccctcttcctccttctccacAGTTATCAGGCTCAGTTCATGTGCTTCATTACTTAATGTATTTAGCCTTTCTGCTGTGCTAATTCAAGGATTCAACGACTCAAAAATATATTTCTCTAATGGCTCGTTATCTTCGCTTCATGtctatttctcatttattttccCTGTGCTGAAGAAGGAAAAGCGGTCTAAGTAGGTCAAGGCCTTGCAGGACACCAGCCCAGAGTATGTTTCCAATAAGCTGCATGCTTTGCCCTCCCTGGCTTCATTCCAGATTGTGGGCAGTTCCTCAAGCTGCATTTGAGCAGAGGTGAACATGAAGCTGTAGCAGCATCTATTATATCGGATGTGCTTCTCTCCAGAAAATCTGGAGCTGTGAGTCGGAACCACACCTGCTTTCTTGGCACAGATGCCAATAAACATAGCATATGGTACAGCCAGATTTGTCTCAGTGAAAGCCACAAATATTTTTCGAGCAACATCTTGGGAAATAACAAAAGCAGCCCCGGAGCAGTAGTCAGGGTAATATTTCTCTGAGTACTGACTGAGAGGTATGAAGTCTTTGCTTTGAGCATTCCTGTCTGGCATCTCCTGATGGATGACTCGGCCAATATAGAGGTCATCTGGGTGCCGCTTCAAACCCAACAGATATTCGACCAAACTTTTGTAGTTGACAAACATATCCTCATCACTTTTGATGATAAAACGTGCAAAAGGGCAAAATGTGACTACCCATTCCAGCATCAGCTTCATCTTTAAAATAAGATTTCCATCAGAGTCATTAAATTTGCCTTGAATGATGTCCTTATGTTGGTGTGATTCCACAATCACGTTGGCTTGGATGTCATTTGAATCACTAGTTCCAAGAACAAATAAGGTGAGCACTAACAGTCCCTTGACATCAGTCAGATTGGCCCATGTTTGTCTAATCTGGGCCCTTCTGGTGCCATTGGCTGGATTACTGAAGACCATTGAGAGCAGAAATACATCACTGGTGACACATATATCCGGACACTTGATGGCATAGTGCATTGATATGTTCTCTTTCATGGTTTCCATGTCTAACTTCCTGGCACGCTCCCTAAGCTCCAGAACCTTGGCATCCGTGTACGTTGCTGGTGAGGACTGCAGAAGGTATTCCTCTACAAAGTCTGCCCCGAAAAGTAAAGCATGGAAGAGTATTGCATTGAAAAGCAGGAAACACCACTGGTGTGTACGgagtcggcaaaatgaaacctaagAACAAAAATTTGAACAAATGTTAGAAAAGATATTGCTAAGTTAGGCGACTGACAAGCAGAGTTTCTTTCTGATAAAGCATTTCAGTTTGCCAACATTAGCGTTTCATAGTATAGGCTGGCACTGTAAATGGAAAGAGAAATGACACTGGAGTTAAATAAGGAGCATTTTTGTCTCTAATGTAGAACAAAGACAGTGTAACCTAAAAGCTGTCACCCATTATCAAACCCCCTTAATTATTTTAGGGTTGTGGGAGAATAGAGCCAATCCAAACCCAGGACAGTGAAGGTGTGAGCTAGCAGTGCTGAAGTACAATCATCCATTTGGTTTATTTATGATTTCAGTCTGAGGCATCACAGTTCTAGTGGTTAGATTTATAGGAAACTGGCCTTAAACAGACATTACCTGTATGGAGTCTACACATTGTCTGTGGAATTTTCTCTCTAGGTCTCTACGTTTTCCTTATATGTCTTAAACAAATGTGTTCTGTGTTATCTTATGACCTTACatttgatcataatattcttaagaatcgccttagtcaatgggtgggcctctctggcagtgtcttaaactggtttgaatcctacctggcagggagaaaattctttgttagttgtggtaattataactcaaagacacatgatattctatatggtgttccacaaggctctatcctgggtccgctgctcttctcaatctacatgcttccattaggtcagattatctcgggacataacgtgagctaccacagctatgctgatgacacacagctgtatttatcaatagcacctgatgaccccaaatctcttgatttgctaacacaatgtctaacctgtatctcagaatggatgaatagtaactttctcaaattaaataaagaaaaaaccgaaatcttagtgattggcaataatggatacaatgaggctattagaaataaactggatgcattaggattaaaagtcaaatcggaggtaaaaagcttaggggtaaccgttgattgtaatctgaattttaaatcgcatattaataaaatcactaggacagcattttttcacctaaggaacatagcaaaagttagacctcttatatcatcgaaagatgcagagaaattagttcatgcgtttgttttcagtcggctagattactgtaatgcactcctctcaggactacccaaaaaagacatcaatcgtttgcagttagtgcagaatgcagctgctagaatccttaccaggaaaagaaaatccgaacacatttctccagttttgatgtcactacactggttacctgtgtcattcagaattgactttaaaattctgcttatggtttataaagctttaaataatctcgccccgtcttatatatcggaatgtctgacaccttatattccaaatcgcaacctcagatcctcaactgagtgtctccttagaattccaagagcaaaacttaaaagaagtggtgaggcggccttctgctgttatgcacctaaaatctggaatagcctgccagtaggaattcgccaggctaatacagtggagcactttaaaaaactactgaaaacacattactttaacatggccttctcataacttcactgtaatttaatcctgacactctgtatatccaattcattataataactattcattcaaaatttgtactaacccctactctctcttctgttttcttttccggtgtcctattggtggtggcttgtgccaccaccatctacccaaagcaccatgatgttccaacaatgatggatggattaaaagccagaagtctgtataaccatcagcatcaagtgactccgtgagaaccctaactacaaagaggactatttcatttatgttaggtagaatgcccagaggggactgggcggtctcgtggcctggaacccctacagattttatttttttctccagccttctggagtttttttttgttttttctgtccaccctggccatcggacctcactcctttctatgttaacaaatgttgtcttattttaatttcttatttgtcttttattcttcttttcttcattatgtaaagcactttgagctactttttgtatgaaaatgtgctatataaataaatgttgttgttgttgttgttacattgGGCTGGCATAGCTGAAAGcaacatggtgacacagtggttccCAATGGTAACTCACACATCTCAGGCtggtcactgtctttgtggagatTTCATGTTCACtctgtatttttttccatttttcctcccacatcctaaagacatggtGGTCAGGCTGATTCCAAAATGAATGGGTACTGGTGTGTGCATAAATATATCTTCTGATGGACTGGTTGCCCATCCTGGGTTAATTCTTACCATGTGCCCAGTCCTGTTGGGTAGGCCTCAGTTGTGTGACCCTGAAATGAATATGCAGCTTAAATGGATGGAgcacaaattaatataaaaccaCCGTCTcattaatttgttcatttgttttctgtCACAAATTTCTTGCATTGAGGAAATATGGCAAGAATCCAGTACACCATATGAGATGTGTGATGTAGCATTTCTACTTGCTGATTAAGAAGGATCAGCGAGGAGCCCTGGAGTCTTTTATAAGAACATGAGAACATCAGGAGAGTTTTCAAGGCAAACAAATCATTCAGCTTGAGAAAGCTTACTTAATGTTTGCAAaaaatcattaagtttattttgttaACCTCCTGACAGTTCTTTTATCTACCAGTCTATTCtgttgtttattatatataaaccacatatatatataccctatatggttctgtgtgtgaagaaaacattGCAGCAgtagtgtgaaatttacccttaaataGCTTTCCTATGTTCTAGTAtttcaactcattttaaaatagaaaccAGGATCCACTGTGTTAAATtctcttcaaaattttaaacgcttcagtcatgtctccttttcatctccatttgcttaaactgaaaaggttccgCTCagtcagtctctcctcataggtCATGCATCGCagt from Erpetoichthys calabaricus chromosome 9, fErpCal1.3, whole genome shotgun sequence carries:
- the LOC114657208 gene encoding beta-1,3-galactosyltransferase 9; the encoded protein is MWAHFTMQVSFCRLRTHQWCFLLFNAILFHALLFGADFVEEYLLQSSPATYTDAKVLELRERARKLDMETMKENISMHYAIKCPDICVTSDVFLLSMVFSNPANGTRRAQIRQTWANLTDVKGLLVLTLFVLGTSDSNDIQANVIVESHQHKDIIQGKFNDSDGNLILKMKLMLEWVVTFCPFARFIIKSDEDMFVNYKSLVEYLLGLKRHPDDLYIGRVIHQEMPDRNAQSKDFIPLSQYSEKYYPDYCSGAAFVISQDVARKIFVAFTETNLAVPYAMFIGICAKKAGVVPTHSSRFSGEKHIRYNRCCYSFMFTSAQMQLEELPTIWNEAREGKACSLLETYSGLVSCKALTYLDRFSFFSTGKINEK